Proteins encoded in a region of the Aliivibrio fischeri ATCC 7744 = JCM 18803 = DSM 507 genome:
- a CDS encoding LysR family transcriptional regulator, translated as MATFTFDQLEAFATVVEQGSFSAAARKLKKDRSTVHQLVAFLEIDWGVELFNREGKTPKLSPDATRLYKYATLLLEQRLEVQNIANNIGSDIEDSLTISYDETMPVSVLFKTEQELSSAFPYTRVNYLSQQKDLAIQSIQEGRVDLTLQLISYRSKPHKGLAGINIGSIHFGVYVSADSELLDHEPCSLQLMQTKKQLILQSLLSAELDNVAIFSANYQVLTRIDFLVSCLEKSPFTWSILPTHLAEPYVKSKQIKRCDVAFFDGDISWGCGLISSQNSDKGPVFLKAAECLKKAMKESHHY; from the coding sequence ATGGCGACATTTACGTTTGATCAATTAGAAGCATTTGCAACGGTGGTAGAGCAAGGATCTTTTAGTGCTGCAGCAAGAAAGCTTAAAAAAGACAGATCAACGGTTCATCAATTGGTTGCATTTCTTGAGATTGATTGGGGTGTTGAGCTATTTAATCGAGAAGGAAAAACGCCAAAGCTATCCCCAGATGCTACCCGTTTATATAAGTACGCTACCTTACTGCTTGAACAACGTTTAGAAGTTCAAAATATTGCAAATAATATAGGTAGCGATATAGAAGACAGCTTGACCATCAGTTATGACGAAACAATGCCGGTATCAGTATTGTTTAAAACAGAACAAGAGCTATCAAGTGCATTTCCATATACGAGAGTGAATTACTTATCGCAACAAAAGGATCTCGCTATCCAATCAATTCAAGAAGGGAGAGTTGATCTAACGTTGCAGTTAATATCTTATCGCAGTAAGCCTCATAAAGGTCTGGCAGGGATTAATATTGGTTCAATACATTTTGGTGTATATGTAAGTGCTGATTCTGAATTACTTGATCATGAGCCATGTTCACTTCAATTAATGCAAACAAAGAAACAGCTAATATTGCAAAGTTTACTCTCCGCTGAACTTGATAACGTGGCGATATTCAGCGCTAATTATCAGGTCTTAACACGCATTGATTTTCTTGTATCGTGTTTGGAAAAGTCACCGTTTACTTGGAGTATTTTACCAACACACCTTGCGGAACCGTATGTAAAGTCCAAACAAATAAAGCGATGTGATGTTGCATTTTTTGATGGTGATATCTCATGGGGATGCGGGCTAATCAGTAGCCAAAATTCAGATAAAGGCCCTGTTTTTCTAAAAGCCGCTGAATGTCTAAAGAAAGCAATGAAAGAATCCCATCATTATTAG
- a CDS encoding Na+/H+ antiporter NhaC family protein codes for MEQTDITSLIPIVITLIISLTTRNVVVGLFAGVLSGVAMLNGLFTTLDPFETFGVMVKSYISPQLTDSYNAGVIVLLVFIGGFVALMEKSGGGLAFAEKVTLWVKSKFQAQTSAWLGGIIIFFSDLGTPLIVGPVFRPLFDKLKISRQKLAFIIDSTSSPVAILIPFIGWGVYIMGLIQKEFTALNVTDITDWDAFLGAIPYQFYAILAIAIVPLVALKKLDFGPMAKAEAIASKGELHASSDISKEIFTHKNAKASFVWAPLLVMGAVLVFMLAPLGFPFEKVSGSVFRSALSTAYFFAAFTLIILMAMNKVRSLSDGISVYMKGMGNMMQVAIILILAWTLSSVGKELGAAAYIAEQAQNGFPYWLVPAVSFLLAAIISFATGSSWGTFAIMMHLVIPTAIAIDAPMFVCIGAVLSGGLFGDHCSPISETTILSSTGAGCDQFEHFKTQLPYALLNGGIALVSFLIAGIFDNPLIFILALIAQVTLVVTLAKLTPENMFNKSKLVAGNQLG; via the coding sequence ATGGAGCAGACAGACATTACCTCCCTCATTCCCATTGTTATAACGCTGATTATCTCGTTAACGACACGTAATGTGGTCGTTGGTCTTTTTGCGGGAGTATTGAGTGGAGTAGCAATGCTAAACGGTTTGTTTACCACGCTTGATCCGTTTGAAACATTTGGTGTCATGGTTAAAAGTTATATCTCACCTCAACTAACAGATAGCTATAATGCCGGAGTGATTGTATTGCTGGTTTTCATTGGTGGGTTTGTTGCACTAATGGAAAAGTCGGGTGGTGGCCTTGCATTTGCAGAAAAAGTAACGCTTTGGGTCAAAAGTAAATTTCAGGCCCAAACCTCGGCATGGCTAGGGGGAATCATCATTTTCTTCTCTGATTTAGGTACGCCATTAATTGTTGGTCCAGTTTTTCGTCCTCTTTTCGATAAATTAAAAATCTCTCGTCAAAAACTGGCCTTCATTATTGATTCAACCTCATCACCTGTGGCTATTTTAATTCCATTCATTGGTTGGGGTGTGTATATCATGGGGTTAATACAGAAAGAATTTACTGCATTAAATGTCACTGATATTACAGATTGGGATGCATTTTTAGGCGCTATTCCATATCAATTCTACGCAATTTTAGCGATAGCGATTGTTCCACTTGTCGCATTAAAGAAATTGGATTTTGGCCCAATGGCAAAAGCTGAAGCGATAGCAAGTAAGGGCGAACTTCATGCGTCGTCTGATATTTCAAAAGAAATATTCACGCATAAAAATGCAAAAGCCTCGTTTGTATGGGCACCGCTATTGGTGATGGGAGCTGTTTTGGTATTTATGCTTGCACCTCTAGGTTTCCCATTTGAAAAAGTATCTGGTTCAGTGTTTCGTTCTGCTTTGTCTACCGCTTACTTCTTTGCCGCATTTACACTAATTATTTTAATGGCAATGAATAAAGTAAGAAGTCTATCGGATGGTATTTCTGTGTACATGAAAGGGATGGGTAATATGATGCAAGTTGCAATCATCCTTATTCTTGCATGGACTCTGAGTTCAGTTGGTAAAGAGTTAGGTGCGGCAGCTTATATTGCAGAGCAAGCTCAAAACGGCTTTCCATATTGGTTAGTGCCAGCGGTATCTTTTTTACTGGCAGCGATCATTTCATTTGCTACGGGATCGTCATGGGGAACATTTGCAATTATGATGCACTTGGTTATCCCGACAGCTATCGCAATTGATGCGCCGATGTTTGTATGTATTGGTGCTGTACTTTCTGGTGGTTTGTTTGGCGATCACTGTTCACCAATTTCTGAAACAACGATCTTGTCTTCAACAGGAGCAGGATGTGATCAGTTCGAACACTTTAAGACACAGCTTCCTTATGCATTATTAAATGGTGGAATCGCACTTGTCAGTTTTCTAATTGCAGGCATTTTTGATAACCCACTTATTTTCATATTAGCGTTAATAGCGCAGGTTACATTGGTAGTAACACTCGCTAAATTAACTCCAGAGAATATGTTTAATAAAAGCAAATTGGTGGCTGGAAATCAGTTAGGCTAG